A region of Micromonospora sp. WMMD882 DNA encodes the following proteins:
- a CDS encoding LuxR family transcriptional regulator: MNLLERDGELARLCGMAADVRRGVGGVALVSGPVASGKSALLHAFARRLAGGPAAHPARQRLPGGGPAGLLPGGPAVLLAATASRAERPVRLGVVRQLLAAAPLPAPARARAAALAASVAPDARVDAVVLHELGGLLLGLSRRGGLVVLVDDVHETDPESAWCLLFLARRAVAHGVLLVLADRSPTPAPHPRFHAELRRRPDLAQLRLAPLSPAAARRLLADRGVPTAERFVTRCHQLGGGSPALVTAVADDLAQDDGDGSLPTYRQALLHCLHRSDPEVVAVARALAVLPDGAPTQTVGALSRLDGHAVAAALRALAETGLVHGGGFRHPAARAAILDDLGHAGRADLRRRAAGLTPPGAPDDGPTGGPGGGAGGRSGDAPGAGPGDAPGVRAAALSAAERRVGALAAGGLSNREISRRLHVTVSTVEQHLTRVYRKLGVRRRGDLPGRLRRDADPPRRPSGTPPDIPRTPAAGPVP, encoded by the coding sequence GTGAACCTTCTCGAACGCGACGGCGAGCTGGCCCGGCTGTGCGGGATGGCCGCCGACGTCCGGCGGGGCGTCGGCGGCGTCGCCCTGGTCAGCGGCCCGGTGGCCAGCGGCAAGAGCGCCCTGCTGCACGCGTTCGCCCGGCGGCTCGCCGGTGGACCGGCCGCGCACCCGGCCCGTCAGCGGCTCCCCGGCGGCGGCCCGGCCGGGTTGCTCCCCGGCGGCCCGGCCGTGCTGCTCGCCGCGACGGCGTCCCGGGCGGAGCGCCCGGTGCGCCTCGGGGTGGTCCGTCAACTGCTGGCCGCCGCGCCGCTGCCCGCGCCGGCCCGGGCGCGGGCAGCGGCGCTGGCGGCCTCCGTCGCGCCGGACGCCCGGGTCGACGCGGTCGTCCTGCACGAGCTGGGTGGGCTGCTGCTCGGCCTGAGCCGACGGGGCGGCCTGGTGGTGCTGGTGGACGACGTGCACGAGACCGACCCGGAGTCGGCGTGGTGCCTGCTGTTCCTGGCCCGGCGCGCGGTCGCGCACGGCGTGCTGCTGGTGCTGGCCGACCGGTCCCCCACCCCCGCCCCGCATCCCCGGTTCCACGCCGAGCTGCGCCGCCGGCCGGACCTGGCGCAGCTCCGCCTGGCGCCGCTGTCACCGGCCGCGGCGCGGCGGCTGCTCGCCGACCGGGGCGTGCCCACCGCGGAACGGTTCGTCACCCGCTGCCACCAGCTCGGTGGGGGCAGTCCGGCGCTGGTCACCGCCGTCGCCGACGACCTGGCCCAGGACGACGGCGACGGGTCGCTGCCCACGTACCGTCAGGCGCTGCTGCACTGCCTGCACCGGTCGGACCCGGAGGTGGTGGCGGTGGCCCGCGCGCTGGCCGTCCTACCGGACGGCGCGCCGACGCAGACGGTGGGCGCGCTGTCCCGCCTCGACGGGCACGCGGTGGCCGCCGCCCTGCGGGCGCTCGCCGAGACGGGGCTGGTCCACGGTGGCGGGTTCCGGCATCCGGCGGCCCGGGCGGCGATCCTGGACGATCTCGGTCACGCCGGGCGCGCGGACCTGCGCCGCCGGGCCGCCGGGCTGACGCCGCCCGGCGCGCCCGACGACGGGCCGACCGGCGGACCGGGTGGCGGGGCGGGCGGCAGGTCGGGGGACGCGCCGGGCGCCGGGCCGGGGGACGCGCCGGGGGTCCGGGCGGCGGCGTTGAGCGCGGCGGAACGCCGGGTGGGGGCGCTGGCCGCCGGAGGGCTCAGCAACCGGGAGATCAGCCGGCGGCTGCACGTCACGGTGAGCACCGTGGAGCAGCACCTGACCCGGGTCTACCGCAAGCTGGGCGTCAGGCGGCGGGGCGACCTGCCGGGCCGGCTGCGTCGGGACGCCGACCCGCCGCGCCGACCGTCCGGTACACCTCCAGACATTCCTCGTACGCCGGCAGCAGGCCCTGTTCCCTGA
- a CDS encoding alpha/beta hydrolase, whose amino-acid sequence MATYALVPPAGSGPWYWHLLKEELTARGHEVIAVDLPVDDDSAGLAEYTEAAVQAIGQARDLVVVGQSLGAYTAPLVCDRLPADLLILLTPMLPKPGESAGEWWEATGHAEARKAQAEREGWTAEQDQDPSVIFFHELSPALVEEAAKNSRDQSGRPFGDPWPLSKWPDVPTRALICTGDRFFPVDFSRRLVRERLGIEADEMGGSHPVALSRPKELADKLEEIRLDVLGADAR is encoded by the coding sequence ATGGCAACGTACGCTCTTGTTCCGCCCGCAGGCAGTGGACCCTGGTATTGGCACCTGCTGAAAGAGGAGCTGACCGCCCGCGGGCACGAGGTCATCGCGGTGGACCTGCCGGTCGACGACGATTCGGCCGGGCTCGCCGAGTACACCGAGGCCGCCGTCCAGGCGATCGGCCAGGCCCGTGACCTGGTCGTGGTCGGTCAGTCGCTGGGCGCGTACACCGCCCCGCTGGTGTGCGACCGGCTCCCCGCCGACCTGCTGATCCTGCTCACGCCGATGCTGCCGAAGCCCGGCGAGTCGGCGGGCGAGTGGTGGGAGGCGACCGGCCACGCCGAGGCCCGCAAGGCCCAGGCCGAGCGCGAGGGCTGGACGGCCGAGCAGGACCAGGACCCGTCGGTCATCTTCTTCCACGAGCTGTCGCCGGCCCTGGTGGAGGAGGCCGCCAAGAACTCCCGCGACCAGTCCGGCCGCCCGTTCGGCGACCCGTGGCCGCTGTCGAAGTGGCCCGACGTGCCGACCCGGGCGCTGATCTGCACCGGGGACCGCTTCTTCCCGGTCGACTTCTCCCGCCGGCTGGTCCGCGAGCGGCTGGGCATCGAGGCCGACGAGATGGGCGGCAGCCACCCGGTGGCGCTGAGCCGGCCGAAGGAGCTGGCCGACAAGCTGGAGGAGATCCGCCTCGACGTGCTGGGCGCCGACGCCCGCTGA
- a CDS encoding ThuA domain-containing protein → MAGGTALCLALVGAGGPPAAGAPAAPTPTGTSTVADQPTRSILIFHQTGPFLRHASIEYGIAALEEMGRERGFTVEETQRSDAFTDANLARFDAVVWLNAIGVVLDDAQKAAFERYVRGGGGYAGVHGPGGMETNWPWFYNDLMGSFYHSHPAQPEHPETQRAVIRVEDDRHPSTRTLPREWVFAEEWWNFYHSPRADVHVLASLDESSYDPGAGPMGDHPVTWCRAVDGGRSWYTNLGHSVGSYADEDFRAHLLGGVSYVAGWEAGDCSGDARDPDAAFARVPLADGADAGGPPAALAVLPDRGVLHASRDGEIRLTTPAGRTSRAARLKVYDHRDSGLYALAVAPDFARSRAVYVYYSPRLGTPSGDAPARADRATLARYQGHDRVSRFTLRRDGTLDLAREQVVLRVPTDRGHCCHAGGDLGFDPAGNLLVSTSDDTDPSRSGGYAPLDERPDVSPTYDAQRTSANTADLRGKLLRITPVGNGGYRIPAGNLFRPGTPRTRPEIYAMGLRDPRRFSVDPATGWVHLGDHAPGAAVADPQRGPAGKAEFNLVKGPGNYGWPYCVGRNEAYRDHDFATGRSGPAFDCAAPRNTSPRNTGLTALPPAQPAWIAYQGESEAAFTTGGSQPPFGNGGAAPMGGPTYRYDPASRSAGRFPARYDGSTFAYERDRAWIKEIRDGETRPFGRALDLRQPVDLEFGPDGALYVLDRDDYGPAADGWALYRVEYAAGRGAPRAAVRAEDPSGPVGRVVTFHPAGTYDPDGDRLRYAWDFDGDGRTDSTASGAVTHRYQRAGSYRATLTVTDPTGRSDTARVTVTVGNTAPTVRLVTPAQGGVAAPGARIRFEVAVSDPEDATVDCSRVTVRYTAPDGQTQARATGCTGTLVVGGSATDAGTVSASYTDSGAPGAPRLTGVDQRVVQPARREAESVREAFGVRVVPHAAASGGAVIGDVDPTDFVKIDPTELTGVEGITLRVSSSGPGGRVVVQNHEVGGPTLAVIEVPDTGGTDRFVQLPATPLAASVGTEPLYLVFDGPAGVFTVDTVAFTGPGLAG, encoded by the coding sequence TTGGCCGGCGGGACAGCGCTCTGCCTGGCGCTCGTCGGCGCGGGCGGCCCCCCGGCCGCCGGCGCGCCCGCCGCGCCGACGCCGACCGGCACGTCCACGGTGGCCGACCAGCCCACCCGGTCCATCCTGATCTTCCACCAGACCGGGCCGTTCCTGCGGCACGCGTCGATCGAGTACGGCATCGCCGCCCTGGAGGAGATGGGCCGGGAGCGCGGCTTCACGGTCGAGGAGACCCAGCGGTCCGACGCGTTCACCGACGCCAACCTGGCCCGCTTCGACGCGGTGGTCTGGCTGAACGCGATCGGCGTCGTCCTCGACGACGCGCAGAAGGCCGCCTTCGAGCGGTACGTCCGGGGCGGCGGCGGGTACGCCGGGGTGCACGGTCCGGGCGGCATGGAGACGAACTGGCCCTGGTTCTACAACGACCTGATGGGCAGCTTCTACCACTCGCACCCGGCGCAGCCGGAGCACCCGGAGACGCAGCGGGCCGTGATCCGGGTCGAGGACGACCGGCACCCGTCGACCCGCACGCTGCCCCGGGAGTGGGTCTTCGCCGAGGAGTGGTGGAACTTCTACCACAGCCCGCGCGCCGACGTGCACGTGCTCGCCTCGCTCGACGAGTCCAGTTACGACCCGGGCGCGGGGCCGATGGGCGACCACCCGGTCACCTGGTGCCGGGCGGTCGACGGCGGCCGGTCCTGGTACACCAACCTCGGGCACAGCGTGGGCAGCTACGCCGACGAGGACTTCCGGGCGCACCTGCTGGGCGGCGTCTCCTACGTCGCCGGCTGGGAGGCCGGTGACTGCTCCGGTGACGCGCGCGACCCGGACGCCGCGTTCGCCCGGGTGCCCCTGGCCGACGGCGCCGACGCGGGCGGTCCGCCGGCCGCGCTCGCCGTGCTGCCCGACCGGGGCGTGCTGCACGCGTCCCGGGACGGCGAGATCCGGCTGACCACCCCCGCCGGCCGGACCAGCCGGGCGGCCCGCCTCAAGGTGTACGACCACCGCGACAGCGGGTTGTACGCCCTCGCCGTCGCCCCCGACTTCGCGCGCAGCCGGGCGGTCTACGTCTACTACTCGCCCCGGCTGGGCACCCCGTCCGGGGACGCGCCGGCCCGCGCCGACCGGGCCACCCTGGCCCGCTACCAGGGCCACGACCGGGTCTCCCGGTTCACGCTGCGCCGCGACGGCACCCTCGACCTGGCCCGCGAGCAGGTGGTGCTGCGCGTCCCGACCGACCGGGGGCACTGCTGCCACGCCGGCGGCGACCTCGGGTTCGACCCGGCGGGCAACCTGCTGGTGTCGACGTCCGACGACACCGACCCGTCGCGTTCCGGCGGGTACGCGCCGCTGGACGAGCGCCCCGACGTGAGCCCCACGTACGACGCGCAGCGCACCTCGGCCAACACCGCCGACCTGCGCGGCAAGCTGCTGCGGATCACGCCGGTCGGCAACGGCGGCTACCGGATCCCGGCCGGCAACCTGTTCCGCCCCGGCACCCCCCGTACCCGTCCGGAGATCTACGCGATGGGGCTGCGTGACCCGCGCCGGTTCTCCGTCGACCCGGCCACCGGCTGGGTCCACCTCGGCGACCACGCGCCGGGGGCCGCGGTGGCCGACCCGCAGCGGGGGCCGGCCGGGAAGGCCGAGTTCAACCTGGTCAAGGGGCCGGGCAACTACGGCTGGCCGTACTGTGTCGGGCGCAACGAGGCGTACCGGGACCACGACTTCGCCACCGGCCGGTCCGGTCCGGCGTTCGACTGCGCCGCGCCGCGCAACACCAGTCCCCGCAACACCGGCCTGACCGCGCTCCCGCCCGCCCAGCCGGCGTGGATCGCGTACCAGGGCGAGTCGGAGGCGGCGTTCACCACCGGCGGGTCGCAGCCGCCGTTCGGCAACGGGGGCGCCGCGCCGATGGGCGGCCCCACCTACCGGTACGACCCGGCGTCGCGTTCGGCGGGCCGGTTCCCCGCCCGGTACGACGGCAGCACGTTCGCCTACGAGCGGGACCGGGCCTGGATCAAGGAGATCCGGGACGGCGAGACCAGGCCGTTCGGCCGGGCCCTCGACCTGCGTCAGCCGGTCGACCTGGAGTTCGGCCCGGACGGCGCGCTGTACGTGCTGGACCGGGACGACTACGGTCCCGCCGCCGACGGCTGGGCGCTGTACCGGGTCGAGTACGCCGCCGGCCGGGGCGCGCCCCGGGCGGCGGTCCGCGCGGAGGACCCGTCCGGCCCGGTCGGGCGGGTGGTGACGTTCCACCCCGCCGGCACGTACGACCCGGACGGCGACCGGCTGCGGTACGCGTGGGACTTCGACGGCGACGGCCGGACGGACTCGACGGCGTCCGGCGCGGTGACGCACCGGTACCAGCGGGCCGGCTCGTACCGGGCCACGTTGACCGTCACCGACCCGACCGGGCGCTCCGACACCGCCCGGGTGACCGTCACGGTCGGCAACACCGCGCCGACCGTACGGCTGGTCACGCCCGCCCAGGGCGGGGTCGCCGCGCCCGGCGCCCGGATCCGGTTCGAGGTGGCCGTCAGCGACCCCGAGGACGCCACGGTGGACTGCTCCCGGGTGACCGTCCGGTACACCGCGCCGGACGGGCAGACCCAGGCCAGGGCCACCGGCTGCACGGGCACGCTGGTGGTCGGCGGCTCGGCGACCGACGCGGGCACGGTGAGCGCCTCCTACACCGACTCGGGCGCGCCGGGCGCGCCCCGGTTGACCGGCGTCGACCAGCGGGTCGTCCAGCCGGCGCGGCGGGAGGCGGAGTCCGTGCGGGAGGCGTTCGGCGTCCGGGTCGTGCCGCACGCGGCGGCCAGCGGCGGCGCGGTGATCGGCGACGTGGACCCGACCGACTTCGTCAAGATCGACCCGACCGAGTTGACCGGGGTCGAGGGGATCACGCTGCGGGTGTCGTCCAGCGGGCCGGGCGGCCGGGTGGTGGTGCAGAACCACGAGGTCGGCGGGCCGACCCTGGCGGTGATCGAGGTGCCGGACACCGGCGGGACGGACCGGTTCGTCCAGCTTCCCGCGACGCCGCTGGCCGCCTCGGTCGGCACCGAGCCGCTCTACCTGGTGTTCGACGGCCCCGCCGGGGTGTTCACCGTGGACACGGTCGCGTTCACCGGGCCCGGCCTGGCCGGCTGA
- a CDS encoding transketolase C-terminal domain-containing protein, with product MRTLTYHRAIDEATLQCMAADPRIFVAGQAVNDRKGIYGTTVDTMRRFGASRVIDVPNCETAFAGIAVGAASRGMRPLVVYARDDFMFLAMDAIFNLAAKWRYMYGGDQGVPVVFRGVVGHGWGQGATHSQSLQSIFGHFPGLHVVTPASPADAKGLMVSALTGDSPVVVLENRGLYEVEGEVPEEPVPVPIGRGRIVRAGDDVTIVAASLMVREAERAAEALAARGVAAEVVDLRTIRPLDEEIICASVAKTGRLVVADTSWARFGVSAEVAAVVAERMPQVLRAPVRRVTPPDCPSPVSRPLEQAFNPDAGDIVRACLAVLGVTDEVAVYEDELAAGFIGPY from the coding sequence ATGCGGACGTTGACCTACCACCGCGCGATCGACGAGGCGACCCTCCAGTGCATGGCCGCCGACCCGCGGATCTTCGTCGCCGGGCAGGCGGTGAACGACCGGAAGGGCATCTACGGCACCACCGTCGACACCATGCGCCGCTTCGGCGCGTCCCGCGTGATCGACGTGCCGAACTGCGAGACCGCCTTCGCCGGCATCGCGGTCGGCGCGGCCTCGCGCGGGATGCGCCCGCTCGTGGTGTACGCCCGCGACGACTTCATGTTCCTGGCCATGGACGCGATCTTCAACCTGGCCGCGAAGTGGCGTTACATGTACGGCGGCGACCAGGGCGTGCCGGTGGTCTTCCGGGGCGTCGTGGGGCACGGGTGGGGCCAGGGGGCCACCCACTCGCAGAGCCTCCAGTCGATCTTCGGCCACTTCCCCGGGCTGCACGTGGTCACCCCGGCGTCGCCGGCCGACGCGAAGGGCCTGATGGTCAGCGCGTTGACCGGTGACTCGCCGGTGGTGGTGCTGGAGAACCGCGGCCTGTACGAGGTGGAGGGCGAGGTGCCGGAGGAGCCGGTGCCGGTGCCGATCGGTCGGGGCCGGATCGTCCGGGCCGGCGACGACGTGACGATCGTGGCGGCGTCGCTGATGGTGCGCGAGGCGGAACGGGCCGCCGAGGCGCTGGCCGCCCGGGGCGTCGCCGCCGAGGTGGTCGACCTGCGCACCATCCGCCCCCTCGACGAGGAGATCATCTGCGCGTCGGTGGCGAAGACCGGCCGCCTCGTCGTCGCCGACACGAGCTGGGCCCGGTTCGGGGTGAGCGCCGAGGTCGCCGCGGTGGTCGCGGAGCGGATGCCGCAGGTGCTGCGCGCGCCGGTGCGGCGGGTCACCCCGCCGGACTGCCCGTCGCCGGTGTCCCGGCCGTTGGAGCAGGCGTTCAACCCGGACGCGGGCGACATCGTGCGGGCCTGCCTGGCGGTGCTGGGCGTGACCGACGAGGTGGCCGTCTACGAGGACGAGCTGGCCGCCGGCTTCATCGGCCCGTACTGA
- a CDS encoding thiamine pyrophosphate-dependent dehydrogenase E1 component subunit alpha yields the protein MTVDTRELLREMVRIRHVEEVLADVYRDEQEMRTPVHFSIGQEASAVGVCAALEREDLIYSSHRCHAQYLAKGGDLFAMVAELYGREDGCSRGRGGSVHLVDNAAGFAASSAILGEMISVATGAAWAAAMNGERRVVVTFFGDGAAEEGVFHEAMNFAAVQRLPIVFVCENNGYSLSSPMGPRQPEGATITGWARGYGVSARQVDGNDVAAVHHAAEQAVAWSRAGNGPAFLELSTYRWREHVGPHWDYDVDHRTKAEVDSWIARCPIQRATAALRAELPTIDEDVARWAQESVDEIRQVIAKAKLSPFPRVEDLLHGTYGR from the coding sequence GTGACAGTCGACACGAGAGAACTCCTGCGCGAGATGGTGCGGATCCGGCACGTCGAGGAGGTGCTCGCCGACGTCTACCGCGACGAGCAGGAGATGCGCACCCCGGTGCACTTCTCGATCGGCCAGGAGGCGTCCGCCGTCGGGGTGTGCGCGGCGCTGGAACGCGAGGACCTGATCTACAGCAGTCACCGCTGCCACGCGCAGTACCTCGCCAAGGGCGGCGACCTGTTCGCCATGGTGGCCGAGCTGTACGGGCGCGAGGACGGGTGCAGCCGGGGCCGGGGCGGCTCGGTGCACCTGGTCGACAACGCCGCCGGCTTCGCCGCCTCGTCCGCCATCCTCGGCGAGATGATCTCGGTGGCCACCGGCGCGGCCTGGGCCGCCGCGATGAACGGCGAGCGGCGGGTGGTGGTCACGTTCTTCGGTGACGGCGCCGCCGAGGAGGGCGTCTTCCACGAGGCGATGAACTTCGCCGCCGTGCAGCGCCTCCCGATCGTCTTCGTCTGCGAGAACAACGGCTACTCGCTGTCCTCGCCGATGGGGCCCCGACAGCCGGAGGGCGCCACCATCACCGGCTGGGCGCGCGGGTACGGGGTGTCCGCCCGGCAGGTGGACGGCAACGACGTCGCCGCCGTGCACCACGCCGCCGAGCAGGCGGTCGCCTGGTCCCGGGCCGGCAACGGGCCCGCCTTCCTGGAGCTGAGCACCTACCGGTGGCGGGAGCACGTCGGCCCGCACTGGGACTACGACGTCGACCACCGGACGAAGGCCGAGGTGGACTCCTGGATCGCCCGCTGCCCGATCCAGCGCGCCACGGCGGCGCTGCGGGCGGAGCTGCCGACGATCGACGAGGACGTCGCCCGGTGGGCGCAGGAGTCCGTCGACGAGATCCGGCAGGTGATCGCGAAGGCCAAGCTCAGCCCGTTCCCCCGGGTCGAGGACCTGCTCCACGGCACCTACGGCCGATGA
- a CDS encoding Gfo/Idh/MocA family oxidoreductase, whose protein sequence is MGNAHGRTLRVGLIGTGVGVRTYLPGFAATGRAAVVALSGSGPERAREVAAATGVPTAYADHRELCADPTLDVICVASPNEFHREHYLAAVASGRHVLIEKPPVDTGAELAELLAVDTAPGQLVLVDHQLRFNPYLRALREVIRSGELGRPYQVRIHQQGVGLLSPDVGHSWRFDADRGGGVRLAMGSHLVDLMFFLLGDVPVRSVLGGEDVVVPVRRDAAGQARTVTADSAFAALLAGDSLTVSLSASAAAATENILDVDVLGTAGEAHFSLDGKLRVGTSAGRRDVRPPEVSPDELHNRVSVFKTSFVHLAGALADAVLDGRWTALEPACRLPDQVPTLRVLDAMLASARTGDAVRLDAPPTPAARGVTATAATGAAAVQFPSAEIRTLG, encoded by the coding sequence ATGGGCAACGCGCACGGCCGTACCCTGCGGGTCGGTCTGATCGGCACGGGGGTGGGCGTCCGGACGTACCTCCCGGGGTTCGCGGCCACCGGGCGGGCCGCCGTGGTCGCGCTGAGCGGCAGCGGCCCGGAGCGGGCCCGGGAGGTCGCGGCGGCCACCGGGGTCCCGACGGCCTACGCCGACCACCGGGAGCTGTGCGCCGACCCGACGCTGGACGTGATCTGCGTGGCCTCGCCCAACGAGTTCCACCGCGAGCACTACCTGGCGGCGGTCGCCTCCGGGCGGCACGTGCTGATCGAGAAGCCGCCGGTGGACACCGGGGCGGAGCTGGCCGAGCTGCTCGCGGTGGACACCGCGCCGGGGCAGCTCGTCCTGGTGGACCACCAGCTCAGGTTCAACCCGTACCTGCGGGCGCTGCGCGAGGTGATCCGCTCCGGTGAGCTCGGCCGGCCGTACCAGGTGCGGATCCACCAGCAGGGCGTCGGGCTGCTCTCCCCCGACGTCGGCCACTCCTGGCGGTTCGACGCCGACCGCGGCGGCGGGGTGCGGCTGGCGATGGGCTCGCACCTGGTGGACCTGATGTTCTTCCTGCTCGGCGACGTGCCGGTGCGGTCCGTGCTGGGCGGCGAGGACGTGGTGGTCCCGGTCCGGCGGGACGCGGCCGGCCAGGCCCGTACGGTAACCGCCGACTCGGCGTTCGCCGCCCTGCTGGCCGGCGACTCGCTGACCGTGTCGTTGTCGGCCAGCGCCGCCGCGGCCACCGAGAACATTCTCGACGTGGACGTGCTGGGCACCGCCGGTGAGGCGCACTTCAGCCTGGACGGCAAGCTCCGGGTCGGCACGTCGGCCGGGCGGCGGGACGTGCGTCCGCCGGAGGTCTCCCCCGACGAGCTGCACAACCGGGTGTCGGTGTTCAAGACGTCCTTCGTGCACCTGGCCGGGGCGCTGGCCGACGCGGTGCTGGACGGCCGCTGGACGGCGCTGGAGCCGGCCTGCCGGCTGCCCGACCAGGTGCCCACCCTGCGGGTGCTGGACGCGATGCTGGCGTCCGCGCGGACCGGGGACGCGGTCCGGCTCGACGCCCCGCCGACCCCGGCGGCCCGCGGCGTCACGGCCACCGCGGCCACCGGCGCAGCCGCCGTGCAATTCCCATCCGCGGAAATCCGCACTCTCGGATAA
- a CDS encoding class I SAM-dependent methyltransferase — translation MSGEGVPPTVNRCRVCDGEVQECLDFGRQPVSSAFVDPDGGGAEVFYRLAVGFCTTCTLVQQLEEVPRDAMFRVDYPYRSSESALMRKHFEQTARHLLESELTGPDPFVVEVGSNDGIMLQTVADAGIRHLGVDPSRDAAETARDKGIQVQVEFFEEASARRIRAAHGPADVIFSANTISHIAYIDSIFRGVDALLAPTGIFVFEDRYLADIIEHNYFDQIYDEHFYLFSIHSVHSMAERFGFELVDAERLTVHGGAVRFTVARTGARRPSAAVAELLAREQELGLGEAVTYERFASHILRTRDELTALLRDLRSKGHRIVAYGATAKSATVANFCDIGPDLVDAVYDSTPEKQGRLTPGSHIPVRPPQEFAAPYPDYALLFAWNHAEEIMAKERGFREHGGRWIMYVPDVHIV, via the coding sequence ATGTCTGGCGAAGGTGTACCGCCGACCGTGAACCGTTGCCGCGTCTGTGACGGCGAGGTGCAAGAGTGTCTCGACTTCGGCCGACAACCGGTCTCCAGCGCGTTCGTCGACCCGGACGGGGGCGGCGCGGAGGTGTTCTACCGGCTGGCGGTGGGCTTCTGCACCACGTGCACGCTGGTGCAGCAGCTCGAGGAGGTGCCGCGCGACGCGATGTTCCGCGTCGACTACCCGTACCGCTCGTCGGAGTCCGCGCTGATGCGTAAGCACTTCGAGCAGACCGCCCGCCATCTGCTGGAGAGCGAGCTGACCGGGCCGGACCCGTTCGTCGTCGAGGTCGGCAGCAACGACGGCATCATGCTCCAGACGGTCGCCGACGCGGGGATCCGCCACCTGGGCGTGGACCCGTCCCGGGACGCCGCGGAGACCGCCCGGGACAAGGGCATCCAGGTGCAGGTGGAGTTCTTCGAGGAGGCCAGCGCCCGGCGGATCCGCGCGGCGCACGGCCCGGCCGACGTGATCTTCTCGGCCAACACCATCAGCCACATCGCGTACATCGACTCGATCTTCCGGGGCGTGGACGCGCTGCTGGCGCCCACCGGCATCTTCGTGTTCGAGGACCGCTACCTGGCCGACATCATCGAGCACAACTACTTCGACCAGATCTACGACGAGCACTTCTACCTGTTCTCCATCCACTCGGTGCACAGCATGGCCGAGCGGTTCGGGTTCGAGCTGGTGGACGCCGAGCGGCTGACGGTGCACGGCGGCGCGGTCCGGTTCACCGTCGCGCGCACCGGGGCCCGCCGGCCCAGCGCCGCGGTGGCCGAGCTGCTCGCCCGGGAACAGGAGCTGGGCCTCGGCGAGGCGGTGACGTACGAACGGTTCGCCTCGCACATCCTGCGGACCCGGGACGAGCTGACCGCGCTGCTGCGTGACCTGCGGTCGAAGGGGCACCGGATCGTCGCCTACGGCGCGACCGCCAAGAGCGCGACCGTGGCGAACTTCTGCGACATCGGCCCGGACCTGGTCGACGCGGTGTACGACTCGACGCCGGAGAAGCAGGGCCGGTTGACGCCGGGCTCGCACATCCCGGTCCGGCCGCCGCAGGAGTTCGCCGCGCCGTACCCGGACTACGCGCTGCTGTTCGCCTGGAACCACGCCGAGGAGATCATGGCCAAGGAGCGGGGGTTCCGGGAGCACGGCGGCCGCTGGATCATGTACGTCCCGGATGTCCACATCGTCTAG
- the rfbC gene encoding dTDP-4-dehydrorhamnose 3,5-epimerase, with product MKVRELAVAGAFEFTPSVLPDNRGVFAELSRTGWWREVLGRDMPVAQVNTTINHRNVVRGVHFTRLVGQAKFVCCVYGAMNDVIVDTRVGSPTFGTFDCVRLDSEALRVVYLPEGVGHGIASLAEQTTAFYLCSDTYDPGNEYGIHPLDPELGIDWRGMLDGAEPILSVRDRTAPTLRAVREQGLLPAYEECLEVYRTVGAAGRRPDAAGPAGRPAA from the coding sequence ATGAAGGTACGGGAACTCGCCGTGGCGGGAGCCTTCGAATTCACCCCCAGTGTCCTGCCCGACAACCGGGGCGTCTTCGCGGAGCTGTCCAGGACCGGCTGGTGGCGCGAGGTGCTGGGCCGGGACATGCCGGTCGCCCAGGTCAACACGACGATCAACCACCGCAACGTGGTACGCGGGGTGCACTTCACCCGGCTCGTCGGCCAGGCGAAATTCGTCTGCTGCGTGTACGGCGCGATGAACGACGTCATCGTCGACACCCGGGTCGGCTCGCCGACCTTCGGCACCTTCGACTGCGTCCGTCTCGATTCGGAGGCGCTGCGTGTCGTGTATCTGCCGGAGGGGGTCGGCCACGGCATCGCCTCGCTCGCAGAGCAGACGACCGCTTTCTATCTCTGTTCGGACACGTACGACCCCGGAAACGAATACGGCATCCATCCTCTCGACCCGGAACTCGGCATCGACTGGCGGGGCATGCTCGACGGCGCCGAGCCGATTCTGTCGGTACGGGACCGGACCGCGCCGACGCTGCGGGCGGTCAGGGAACAGGGCCTGCTGCCGGCGTACGAGGAATGTCTGGAGGTGTACCGGACGGTCGGCGCGGCGGGTCGGCGTCCCGACGCAGCCGGCCCGGCAGGTCGCCCCGCCGCCTGA